GAACTTCGTGGTAGATTCTCCATCTAGATACTTGGAGCAAGTATTGCTTCATGCACAACAAGTAGGCATGATGGCTGAGGAACATTCGTATATTTTCGTATCGCCCGACCTCTTTACTTTGGACATGAGTCGGTTCAAATATGGAGGAGTTAATATGACGGGTGAGTTAAATTTGtcatcatttttttatatagatagTATTCTCGAGTGGTTTCTCCCGCATCAAGTGGGAATGTAGCTACATGGTGTACCGGGATAAAGAGATAACCTAATATCTAGATAAACATGATCTCAACGATCTTTTGAAATCCTACAGGTATTCCCGAGATTAGCGCTTTGATTAGCGTTTCTAACAcacgaactcttcagcttaataatattagGAAAGTCTTAAGAAGTAATGGTACTAAAATTCTCAATTACATTTCAGGATTTCGTTTAGTAGAACTACAAGACAAGGACAATGAGAAACTGTGGAACTTCACATCCACACTGAACTTAGAAACTGGGAAAACATTTAAACCTGAACAGCTTAAAACTCAAGTGTTACTCATACATGATGCAGTCGAAGTGTTCGCTGCTGCCTTCAAGAAGGTTAAGGTGCAACCTGAGACTCTGAGCTGTGAGAATTACCAAGCTTGGAGTTTTGGATCGACACTACTCAATTTTATGAAGACGGTAAGCCTCGGTCTATGGTCCATTAATTTCAATGACGTTGCTTATCGCAGTACAAGCCATTGGACGTCGCTTTAAACTGAGAGCTTTTAAAAATCGAACGGCTTGAGAGTATCATGGCTATTGCAGTTACCCAAAACTTTATCAATTGCTTTAAAAGTATGTTTGATTTATTACAGAACAAGGTAGAAGGACTAACAAGGTCATTGATATTCGACGGGGTGGGACAGCGGACTGATGTCACATTCAATATACTTGAATTAACTTCAGCTGGCAATCAGTCAGTAAGGACACTCTCTGAAACTTTTATCTATGACATTTGCAATAACATCTTAAATTCAATCTAAACCTTtttggaaatgtttttttttcaacaagaTTTTTTCTGAATAAGTTCATGTAGGTATTGTAAAATATACTGTTTGGTATCTTACAGATAGGTAATTGGACAAACAatgaattgaaaataaacagGCCGCTCGTTGCTGATGCAGAAATCACTCAAGAGTCAGCACTGAGGAACAAATCGTTAAGAGTACTGATTTCGTTGGTATGAGTTGCTTTGCTTAAGACTGATATTCAATCTTTTGTGTTCTCACATATTCACGTCATTTTATAATTAGTATGAAGCACATAATGGTACAGTGACATTCATATTATATGTTCTAGGCTCCGCCATACGGATACATGAGAAAATCAGATAAGAAATTAGAGGGTAACGATCAGTACGAAGGATTCACAATTGATTTGATTGATAAATTGAGTGAAATTCTAGGATTTAGCTACGAATTTGCCGTTGAAGAAGACTATGGCACTAAAACTGAGACCGGTGAATGGACTGGCATGGCTCTTCAGCTTAGAGAAGAGGTAAATACGTACTTGTACCAATATTGATAGTCCTACTCCTTAAGTTATATTTCAAATGTGAAagctagtatctattgagaaaATTGTGGAAGCAAGAGTTGGTGAGGATTAtaggttttaatttttgttgCGGTTAGAAGCAAAAGATACAGCTACCTACTACGTTATTTAATGTTTTCGCTGGTACCAAGAATTAGCTCCGTGCGAGCTTAAAGTCTTTTATTGTCAGGAAGTTTAATAGCAATAGCCTTTTTTTCAGTATCGGTTGTTACAGAAGAAACTCCTAAGCTTGTTTTTTCATCGTCATCTTTTAAATAGtctcgtttttacatttttataaatagccGGAATTTTGAATACATTCTGTTACCGACTTTGTGGTTTTGTAGAGAGCGGACCTAGCTATATGCGACTTAACTATAACGGCAGTGAGACAGAGTGGCATAGATTTTTCCACGCCGTTCATGACACTTGGTATCGGAATACTGTATAAGGAGCCCAGTAAGCAGCCACCCGAGATGTTCTCTTTCATGGCTGTCTTCTCTAAGGAGGTATTTTGAATAAGGTTTTAATATATTGCTTGGTATAGAGTGTGTACTTTGTGGTGCAAATAAGGTACTTATGTCGACAATAGATTGTTTTAAATGAACTTTCATCTTTGAGCTGTTGAGTTGCTGAATCTTATTGAAGAGTTAAATTTTGCCTGCGATACAAATTTTGCTATTATCCCCTGCATAATGCAGCTGGAATTTTTGAAAGATAATCAATTCGGAAAGTGCTAGTGATGctgtacttatatttatttttttcgtctCCAGGTTTGGTACTACATGATGCTAATCCAATTGGCTTTGGGAGTCACGATGATCTTCGTAGGCCGTATATCAAACAAGGAATGGCAGAATCCAGTGCCCTGTATAGAATCCCCTGAAGAATTGAATAATCAGTTCAGTTTCGCCAACTCCGTATGGCTCATTATAGGATCTGTTATGCAGCAAGGTTCAGAAATTGCACCCATGTAAGTTTTATTACCAATATgtcatgtttttattaatttcaaaagaaatTGTACagacacataataaagaaagataagTTTTTATCGATACGGAAGATTATTTTTCAGATTTCATTTGTATTTTACTTTTCCTCGAACTGAAGACTCTTTTAAGTTGCTGTAGGTATTTTGAGtagttttgtgttttcatttttaatattatttcttcaatcgtatttagttttttttttacatacatacgtttatcaattaatgaaaacttaattaggtatttatttccaGAGCGATAGGTCCCCGTATGATAACCAGTGTATGGTGGTTTTTCACCATGGTAATGGTGGCATCATACGTCGGTACTTTAGTCGCCTTCCTCACTGTCGAGAAAAATGTCTTGCCTTTCGAAACAGTTCAAGAGCTCTATGAATCAAAATCAATTACTTACGGCGCCAAGGAAAAAGGATCCACTAAACAGTTCTTTGAGGTAGGTcactttaatatattatttattatatataaattaatatcatcaatttattttgtaaattgtaaacaatatctacaataacgttttttttacatttagtcTTTAACATTTGCtatgaaaaatgaaattattatattttcttgcaGAATTCTACAAACCCGATATACCAGGCCATGTTCAAAAAAATGAAGGCACACAATTGGCTCGCCAAAGAGAATGACATTGGTGTCTACTGGTTAATAATATCATATACTTTGAAAATATATATACCTATCGTTTTTTAgtcttaaatatttacttttgatgTTAAATTAAACTTCTTTACACTtcgattaaattttattttagggCTGAAACTCAAAATTATGCATTCTTTATGGAATCCACATCTTTGGAATATTATAAGGAGAGACATTGCGACTTACTGCAAGTCGGTGGTCTACTGGACTCCAAAAGTTACGGCATCGGAATGAAAAAGAGTATGAAAcacattcaaatattattttaacttaatattAGTACCAATACTTCATTTCAtatcttattttgtttgtagaaTCGCCTTATAAGAAATATATTGATGATGCATTACTAAAACTCAAGGAAAATGGTGAAATAGAAAAACTGAGGAACATTTGGTGGAAAGAGAAAAGGGGCGGTGGGAAGTGTGGAGTAAGTAATACATATGGTTTATctacagtttaaataaaatgaacaatTGAAGACTAACAATAATATCACCCTCGCAGAATTTGTAGCGAATTATAAGGAATTTCTTGGAGTTATGGCTACATTTTGCATTAGACTTTCTTGTTACATttgtaacatttattaaaaaaataaaacattttgattcgaaactcaaaatatttatttgtgtgtatATAGGAAAAACGTGATGCAGATCAGAAACAGTTGGGTATGAAGAACATGTTGGGTGCATTCGTAGTGCTCGGCGTCGGCTGCCTCATAGGACTGTTTATATCTATTATAGATATGCTGTGGGGAGTATTCAAGAGATCCGTCAAATATAGTGTAAGTAATGACTTTATACTGAAGCGGAACTTTCGATGCATAGGTACCTTTTACATAATCAAAagaattttgttaaatatagaATTATGTAGTTCTTTTCTGAGCACAGCAAATTATACCCACTTATAACATTCTCCCACCATTATTTCTTGTTGAACTAGACTTACGTTTTCAACAAATTGATTTAGGTAGTCCTTTGTACAAACGTAGTGTTGAGGGCCTTAGTTCACACACAAATGTTTGTTTGAGTGCTAGATCAAACTAGACTGTCTCCAAAACCCTTCCCTTGACTATATATACACACACGAACACGTTGTGTTatttcttataaaatgtttgggtctctgtacataatatatta
The nucleotide sequence above comes from Helicoverpa zea isolate HzStark_Cry1AcR chromosome 10, ilHelZeax1.1, whole genome shotgun sequence. Encoded proteins:
- the LOC124634069 gene encoding glutamate receptor ionotropic, kainate 3-like, with product MRVLIPLLLVCVSQCVLAQEGPPIGGIFYKDSEDMKAALEVSAKSFNFTASIKEVSTRGEVLEISKYVCQLAEEGVIGIIDGTGGRSSEIIQGLSDALELPHISIEHNDLYSDDWFVLNMYPSPTAYNMVLQKLILHKEWKNFTLLYTKGHSLIRVSELLQMGNDTLVVSLRELSGSDYRDVLIDAKHNGYKNFVVDSPSRYLEQVLLHAQQVGMMAEEHSYIFVSPDLFTLDMSRFKYGGVNMTGFRLVELQDKDNEKLWNFTSTLNLETGKTFKPEQLKTQVLLIHDAVEVFAAAFKKVKVQPETLSCENYQAWSFGSTLLNFMKTNKVEGLTRSLIFDGVGQRTDVTFNILELTSAGNQSIGNWTNNELKINRPLVADAEITQESALRNKSLRVLISLAPPYGYMRKSDKKLEGNDQYEGFTIDLIDKLSEILGFSYEFAVEEDYGTKTETGEWTGMALQLREERADLAICDLTITAVRQSGIDFSTPFMTLGIGILYKEPSKQPPEMFSFMAVFSKEVWYYMMLIQLALGVTMIFVGRISNKEWQNPVPCIESPEELNNQFSFANSVWLIIGSVMQQGSEIAPIAIGPRMITSVWWFFTMVMVASYVGTLVAFLTVEKNVLPFETVQELYESKSITYGAKEKGSTKQFFENSTNPIYQAMFKKMKAHNWLAKENDIGVYWAETQNYAFFMESTSLEYYKERHCDLLQVGGLLDSKSYGIGMKKKSPYKKYIDDALLKLKENGEIEKLRNIWWKEKRGGGKCGEKRDADQKQLGMKNMLGAFVVLGVGCLIGLFISIIDMLWGVFKRSVKYSTTFKYELIEELKFALKFSGHIKPVKRPQKAIEGSFEALAKAEGKDDIRSLHSIRSCDTHRTHHSHSSRHSSRSLSVAFAKRRSYS